Proteins encoded within one genomic window of Haematobia irritans isolate KBUSLIRL chromosome 5, ASM5000362v1, whole genome shotgun sequence:
- the LOC142240132 gene encoding uncharacterized protein LOC142240132, which produces MLRSNHVMLVAANIIYKVLRTGSGYPERKLSNPVQFDSIAVKVKFAQTKEKENFQMSAITKFTQISDALIIFNAEICGESLNTSSIHTLEVHREELRDIWRQVKPQYEESVQELMASKDEDARADLETIRARQRTTYMTYVECMSKIGEAIESQQSLQSLSKSSSVRHETSTLHLPPCDTELFHGDYLSWPSFRDLFTAIYIRNSRLSPVEKLFHLNNKTRNEAREVVRKAPLTNEGFDIAWKALQVRYENKRLLINSQLRVLFNLKKIPLESGDSIKSIQNTINGIISALKLYNIDIQTWDPIFVYLCCTKLPETTLSLWEQSVVNKTECPFWRELDEFLTRRYQTLETVLDLSDHPSNSQPNDFPKNVPKVTAPKVSAPKRVNSYQNSLAVPLCKLCPNQSHSIRLCPKFVNMCYNDRMGLIKKYKLCLNCFAKNHAVKDCKSAFNCLKCKRRHHTLLCTSSTNPQTDSVSASTSGSSVQAIQSTSESSYQNGEESVQSFAATSSRQVLLGTAIIHVLHKGDIFKARALFDSGSEASFISEHFFQLLKLNANKISAHISGLNGSISARSQKICNLCISSPINSQISINTTAIVLPQLTSSLPTFSTNMEMFSHLPNIELADPEFFKTSYIDVLIGADLIPQVMLDGIKRQVCGSLMAQETIFGWILTGPMPIQSENISSFRTIVSYFNELALDKQISKFFEVEDLPKRKYMSEADRFCENLYSQTTERDPSGRYIVQLPFKEEFQKTLKLGYSKKNAIAQYFRNENRLLRTPELKNQYDEVVSEYLQLGHMKEILSHPLENVDRYYLPHHAVIRPDSVTTKLRVVFNASNPTSNGISLNDVLHCGPSLQLDLTSLLLQWRFFKIVFNSDIEKMYRQISVAPKHTPFQRIIYRNNPTEDLREYELKTVTFGLNCAPYLALRTLQQLATDVKNTFPLASQILMSSMYVDDILAGSHDISSAIRAQTELTSALNSAGFSLRKWTSNSTEFLRTIPKEYLLNEDFLQFDDSSLAKTLGVRWNAKNDYFYFHAQAIKSSKSPTKRQILSEISKLFDPAGWLCPYIVTAKLLMRDIWSSKVDWDHPIPCELLATWKNFLENYPSIERIRIPRWVQYQPGCEVQLHGFCDASEKAYAAAIYIRSETPDGVVQIHLLTAKSKVAPLKTISIPRLELCGAVLLADAIESLMEIFPFPNIKIFCWTDSMIVLAWLKKPAFSWKTFVANRVSRISEIVNVDNWFHVESKHNPADIASRGAYPSEMFENELWWRGPSWLQLSASLWPNSITEEIDENLLEKKISSHFAYFREYDDPLARFSSFGRALRVLSYVYKFISKIRKISPSSDPIQLKREDIEKTRNSLIMLAQKYTYPNEYKNLTQSKVIPPSSSISNLNPFLDSTGLMRVCSRIAGSESLTYYEQYPIILPYNSNFSRLLLKFIHQITLHGGNNLMLRMLRLQFWIPKAKNLIKSTIHNCKICVISKHKLQKQLMGTLPPERTTLSRPFTNTGLDFAGPFDIKAYAGRSRLISKGYVCIFVCFATRAIHLEITSTLSTPDFLAAFHRFVSRRGCPKNLYSDNGKNFVGASRELAQNVIRCSRESISSHFSHQEISWHFIPPGAPHMGGLWEAGVKSFKQHFRKIAGDHRFTFEEFSTILARIEACLNSRPISPMSENPNDMLSLTPGHFLTGGPILSVCEPSESETNLSVMNRWRKVKALCQQFSIRWKHEYLKEMHKRMKWQTPQKNIEVGSMVVIRDDCLPPTEWKLGRVSKIYPGKDNLVRVVDILTAKGIITRPLVKIVLLPPC; this is translated from the exons aTGTTACGCAGCAATCATGTTATGTTGGTAGCTGCAAACATA ATTTACAAggtccttcgaaccggatcTGGATATCCTGAAAGAAAACTAAGTAATCCTGTCCAATTTGATTCCATTGCTGTAAAGGTAAAATTCGCCCAAACGAAAGAGAAGGAAAATTTCC AAATGTCCGCTATAACCAAATTCACCCAAATTTCGGACGCCTTGATTATATTCAATGCTGAAATTTGTGGTGAATCTCTTAACACATCTTCGATCCACACCTTAGAAGTTCACAGGGAGGAACTTCGGGACATTTGGCGACAAGTTAAGCCGCAATACGAAGAAAGTGTTCAAGAACTGATGGCTTCTAAAGACGAGGATGCCAGAGCCGATCTTGAGACTATTAGAGCACGACAGCGGACTACTTATATGACTTATGTGGAATGTATGTCCAAAATAGGGGAGGCAATTGAATCTCAGCAATCCTTGCAATCACTTTCCAAATCATCTTCAGTCCGACATGAGACATCCACTTTACATCTTCCTCCGTGCGATACAGAATTATTTCACGGTGATTACCTCTCTTGGCCATCTTTTAGAGACCtctttacggccatatatatccGAAATTCACGATTATCTCCTGTTGAAAAGCTTTTTCACCTAAACAATAAAACAAGGAATGAGGCTCGAGAAGTTGTTCGGAAGGCTCCGTTGACCAATGAGGGGTTTGACATCGCATGGAAGGCTCTCCAAGTCCGTTATGAAAACAAAAGGTTATTAATTAATAGTCAGCTAAGGGTCCTattcaatttaaagaaaattccccTCGAGTCCGGAGATTCCATAAAGTCAATCCAAAATACAATTAATGGGATTATATCGGCCTTAAAGTTGTACAATATAGACATTCAGACTTGGGATCCGATATTCGTTTATCTGTGTTGTACAAAACTTCCAGAAACCACATTATCCTTATGGGAACAATCTGTGGTTAATAAGACAGAATGCCCGTTTTGGAGAGAGCTCGATGAATTCCTAACTCGTCGTTATCAAACATTGGAGACGGTGCTCGATCTAAGTGATCATCCATCTAATTCGCAGCCAAACGATTTTCCCAAAAACGTGCCGAAAGTGACAGCCCCAAAGGTTTCCGCTCCAAAACGAGTGAATTCGTATCAAAATAGCCTTGCAGTTCCTTTAtgcaaactttgtccaaatcaaTCACACTCCATCCGACTTTGTCCGAAATTCGTAAACATGTGTTACAACGACAGAATGggcttaataaaaaaatacaaactttgtttGAACTGCTTTGCAAAGAATCATGCGGTGAAGGATTGCAAAAGCGCTTTTAACTGTCTTAAGTGTAAGCGACGACATCATACGTTATTGTGTACATCCTCAACTAATCCTCAAACCGACTCCGTTTCCGCTTCGACATCCGGTTCTTCCGTTCAAGCTATACAGTCCACTTCCGAATCCTCTTACCAAAACGGAGAAGAATCTGTTCAGTCGTTCGCGGCTACAAGTTCTAGACAAGTGTTGCTAGGGACTGCTATTATTCATGTTCTACACAAAGGCGATATTTTCAAGGCAAGAGCATTATTCGATTCGGGCTCTGAGGCCTCCTTCATTTCCGAGCATTTCTTCCAACTTCTCAAGCTCAAtgccaacaaaatatcggcccatATTTCTGGACTCAATGGTTCTATTTCAGCACGTTCTCAAAAAATATGCAATCTGTGTATAAGTTCTCCAATTAACTCCCAAATTTCTATTAACACTACTGCCATTGTACTTCCACAActcacctcatcgttaccaaccTTTTCGACAAACATGGAAATGTTTTCCCATCTGCCAAATATCGAATTAGCTGATCCGGAGTTTTTCAAAACATCTTATATCGATGTTCTAATTGGCGCCGATCTCATTCCACAAGTCATGCTTGACGGAATAAAGCGGCAAGTTTGTGGGTCCCTTATGGCCCAAGAAACgatatttggttggattttgacTGGTCCAATGCCAATTCAATCCGAAAACATTTCGTCTTTTCGCACAATCGTTTCCTATTTCAATGAATTGGCTTTGGATaaacaaatttctaaattttttgaggtggaaGACCTTCCTAAAAGGAAGTATATGTCCGAAGCAGATAGGTTTTGCGAAAACTTATATTCCCAAACAACAGAAAGGGATCCGTCTGGGCGCTATATCGTGCAATTACCATTCAAGGAAGAATTTCAAAAGACTTTAAAACTGGGATACTCGAAGAAAAATGCAATTGCACAGTATTTCCGTAATGAGAATCGTTTGCTTCGTACACCTGAACTCAAAAATCAATATGACGAAGTTGTTAGTGAATATTTGCAACTAGGTCATATGAAAGAAATTCTCTCCCATCCTTTGGAAAATGTCGATCGATACTATTTGCCTCACCATGCCGTAATCCGTCCCGACAGCGTTACAACGAAGCTTCGAGTGGTTTTTAACGCTTCAAATCCGACTTCAAATGGAATCAGTCTGAATGACGTCCTTCATTGTGGCCCTTCCTTGCAACTTGACTTAACGAGTCTTTTGCTTCAATggcgatttttcaaaatcgtttttaacagcgatattgaaaaaatgtatcgtCAAATTTCCGTGGCTCCAAAACACACTCCCTTTCAAAGAATTATTTATCGAAATAATCCGACCGAAGATTTACGTGAGTACGAATTGAAAACGGTAACATTCGGCTTGAATTGTGCTCCGTACTTGGCACTTCGCACTTTACAGCAGCTGGCTACTGATGTGAAAAATACTTTTCCATTGGCCAGTCAAATCCTTATGTCTTCCATGTACGTGGACGATATCCTAGCCGGAAGTCATGATATTTCTTCGGCCATTCGGGCACAGACAGAACTGACATCCGCTTTAAATTCCGCTGGATTTTCGTTGAGGAAATGGACTTCAAATTCCACAGAATTCCTCCGCACTATACCAAAGGAATATTTGCTTAACGAAGACTTCCTTCAGTTTGACGATAGTAGTTTGGCGAAAACTTTAGGTGTAAGGTGGAACGCCAAGAACGACTACTTTTATTTCCACGCTCAGGCAATTAAATCCTCCAAATCCCCGACGAAAAGACAAATATTATCCGAGATATCGAAATTGTTCGATCCTGCAGGGTGGTTGTGTCCCTATATCGTTACAGCCAAACTGTTGATGCGAGATATATGGTCGTCCAAGGTCGACTGGGACCATCCTATACCATGTGAATTACTAGCGacatggaaaaatttcttagaaaactaTCCGTCCATTGAGAGAATAAGAATTCCTCGTTGGGTTCAATACCAACCCGGTTGCGAGGTGCAGTTGCATGGTTTTTGCGACGCATCCGAGAAAGCTTATGCCGCTGCAATCTACATTCGATCTGAAACACCTGATGGTGTCGTTCAAATACACTTGCTCACGGCAAAATCAAAAGTTGCTCCTCTCAAGACTATTTCCATTCCACGTCTTGAGCTGTGCGGAGCAGTTTTGCTTGCTGATGCTATTGAGTCCTTGATGGAGATTTTTCCCTTCCCTAATATTAAAATCTTTTGCTGGACCGATTCTATGATTGTTCTGGCCTGGTTAAAAAAGCCTGCTTTTTCTTGGAAGACATTCGTAGCAAACCGTGTTTCTAGAATATCCGAAATAGTCAATGTTGACAATTGGTTTCATGTCGAATCCAAGCACAATCCGGCTGATATAGCATCCCGTGGAGCATATCCGTCTGAAATGTTCGAGAACGAATTATGGTGGCGTGGTCCCTCCTGGTTACAACTTTCCGCAAGCCTATGGCCGAATTCAATAACCGAAGAAATCGATGAAAATCTTCTGGAGAAAAAGATTTCTTCTCATTTCGCCTACTTTCGTGAATACGATGATCCTCTAGCTCGATTTTCTTCTTTCGGACGAGCGCTAAGAGTATTATCATAcgtttacaaatttatttccaaaattcgCAAAATTTCTCCCTCATCCGACCCCATTCAATTGAAAAGAGAAGACATTGAAAAAACTAGGAATAGTTTAATCATGCTGGCACAAAAATATACATATCCGAATGAGTATAAAAATCTAACACAATCAAAAGTCATTCCTCCGTCCAGTTCGATTTCGAATCTCAATCCGTTCCTAGACTCCACTGGCCTTATGCGAGTTTGTAGTCGAATTGCTGGATCTGAAAGTCTAACATACTAcgagcagtatccaataatattacCATATAATTCCAATTTTTCGAGATTGTTGCTCAAATTCATTCATCAGATCACATTACATGGAGGAAATAATTTAATGCTCCGAATGCTAAGGCTTCAGTTCTGGATTCCAAAAGCTAAGAACCTTATAAAGTCCACAATCCATAACTGTAAAATATGTGTCATTTCGAAACACAAACTCCAGAAGCAGTTAATGGGCACTCTACCCCCTGAGCGAACAACGCTTTCCAGGCCGTTTACAAATACAGGACTAGATTTTGCTGGTCCTTTCGACATCAAGGCATATGCTGGCCGTTCACGTCTCATTTCAAAAGGGTACGTTTGCATTTTCGTGTGCTTCGCAACTCGAGCCATTCATCTAGAAATTACTTCCACCCTTTCgactccagacttcctggcagcATTTCATCGTTTTGTTTCACGCCGTGGTTGTCCGAAAAATCTTTACTCAGacaatggcaaaaattttgtggGTGCGTCCAGAGAACTTGCACAAAATGTAATCCGATGTTCGCGAGAATCTATTTCTTCTCATTTCTCTCATCAAGAAATTTCATGGCACTTTATTCCACCTGGAGCTCCGCATATGGGCGGTCTTTGGGAAGCTGGGGTAAAAAGTTTTAAACAGCATTTCCGAAAGATAGCGGGGGATCATCGATTTACATTTGAAGAATTCTCGACAATTTTAGCCCGAATAGAAGCGTGCCTGAATTCTAGACCGATTTCCCCAATGTCTGAAAATCCAAACGATATGCTCTCCTTAACACCAGGACATTTCCTAACTGGTGGTCCGATCCTTTCCGTATGTGAGCCATCTGAATCTGAAACTAATCTATCCGTTATGAACCGGTGGCGTAAAGTAAAAGCTTTGTGCCAACAATTCAGTATTCGATGGAAGCATGAGTATTTAAAGGAAATGCATAAACGCATGAAATGGCAAACACCTCAGAAAAATATCGAAGTAGGTTCCATGGTTGTTATCCGCGACGACTGCCTACCTCCGACTGAATGGAAATTGGGAAGAGTTTCGAAAATATATCCAGGGAAAGATAATTTAGTTCGAGTAGTAGATATTCTGACGGCAAAAGGAATAATTACTCGTCCCCTTGTGAAAATTGTACTTCTTCCTCCATGTTAA
- the LOC142241502 gene encoding uncharacterized protein LOC142241502 yields the protein MSSVQSRVTKIPHVKRQYSCRICKGVHGLSKCQKFQKMSVEKRLQVVISHNYCTNCLAHKHSSGSCFSSLGCKHCGGNHHSSLHIHQKGHTQIPLHSEKQLRVDRSTSRRKSSSTIPKTLSLESITSPNSTTLFPTAIVEVLHGTKRHPVRAVIDQCTSVSKISYRLVEDLNLPKTTLGEETICPVTIRSRQPPYISVEAMMIVNNRISMDTPKKSLPKSTASKFPNLTLADPQFYKSGPFALVFGADIYSKIIQPGLITSNSGLPVALNTIFGWVLSGSCSA from the coding sequence ATGTCTTCCGTCCAAAGCAGAGTTACGAAGATCCCCCATGTTAAGAGGCAATATTCATGTAGGATTTGCAAAGGTGTCCATGGTCTAAGCAAATGCCAAAAGTTCCAGAAGATGTCGGTTGAGAAACGATTGCAAGTTGTCATTTCACACAATTATTGCACCAATTGCCTTGCCCATAAACATTCTTCCGGATCCTGTTTTTCATCACTTGGATGCAAACACTGTGGTGGCAATCATCATTCCTCGTTGCATATCCATCAAAAAGGCCATACTCAGATTCCCCTCCATAGTGAAAAACAGTTACGTGTTGACCGATCTACATCAAGAAGGAAGTCATCTTCAACTATTCCGAAAACTCTCAGTCTTGAGTCTATAACTAGCCCCAACTCAACAACGCTTTTTCCTACCGCAATAGTCGAAGTTTTACATGGCACCAAACGGCACCCAGTCAGGGCAGTTATAGACCAATGTACTTCCGttagcaaaatttcataccGCCTAGTTGAAGATCTCAATCTTCCGAAGACGACACTCGGTGAGGAAACTATATGTCCCGTAACCATTCGATCTCGGCAACCTCCTTACATATCCGTGGAAGCAATGATGATTGTCAACAATCGAATTTCTATGGACACCCCAAAGAAATCTCTGCCAAAATCGACCGCATCTAAATTTCCCAACTTGACATTAGCCGACCCTCAATTCTACAAAAGTGGACCCTTTGCGCTGGTCTTTGGCGCAGATATATATTCTAAAATAATTCAGCCTGGATTAATCACCAGTAACTCGGGTCTACCCGTTGCGTTAAACACCATTTTTGGATGGGTCCTTTCCGGTTCCTGTTCCGCTTAG
- the LOC142238961 gene encoding endocuticle structural protein SgAbd-6-like, with amino-acid sequence MFKYIVFASLLAICTAASIKATIEEKPIVPILNQGEEKNSDGSFAYYFEGGDGSKRQESAYIKNLGTEDEALVVKGSYRYIDANGEEILVEYIADENGFQPLGNIIPKEISQIAADAAVQSNLERSLQKSS; translated from the exons atgtttaaatat ATTGTCTTTGCTTCCCTTTTGGCCATTTGCACCGCTGCCAGTATTAAAGCAACTATTGAAGAAAAACCAATTGTTCCTATCCTTAATCaaggagaagaaaaaaattccgaTGGCTCATTTGCCTATTACTTTGAAGGTGGTGATGGCTCTAAACGTCAAGAATCGGCCTATATAAAGAATTTGGGTACTGAAGATGAGGCTTTAGTAGTAAAAGGTTCTTATCGTTATATTGATGCCAATGGTGAAGAAATTCTCGTggaatatatagccgatgaaaaTGGTTTCCAACCTTTGGGCAATATTATTCCCAAAGAAATTTCACAGATTGCAGCTGATGCTGCAGTACAATCCAACTTGGAAAGAAGTTTACAAAAGAGtagttaa